The Streptomyces sp. NBC_01275 genome has a segment encoding these proteins:
- a CDS encoding LamB/YcsF family protein, with amino-acid sequence MTAIDLNADLGEGFGRWRLTDDEQLLSVVTSANVACGFHAGDAATMRRVCAQAAERGVTIGAQVSYRDLAGFGRRAMDVPPAELAAEVAYQIGALEVFARAAGAHVAYVKPHGALYNRVVHDEVQARAVVDGVLLADATLPVLGLPGSRLLELAREAGLPAVAEAFADRAYTEQGTLVPRGQEGAVVTDPDTVVERSTALARHGVVASHTGPSIEVRARSLCLHGDTPGAVELARRVRRGLEESGVRVEAFA; translated from the coding sequence ATGACCGCGATCGATCTGAACGCCGACCTCGGCGAGGGCTTCGGCCGCTGGCGGCTGACCGACGACGAACAGCTGCTGTCCGTGGTCACCAGCGCCAACGTGGCCTGCGGCTTCCACGCCGGGGACGCGGCCACCATGCGGCGGGTGTGCGCGCAGGCGGCGGAGCGGGGGGTGACGATCGGCGCGCAGGTCTCCTACCGGGACCTGGCGGGGTTCGGGCGGCGCGCGATGGACGTGCCGCCCGCCGAGCTGGCGGCCGAGGTCGCCTACCAGATCGGCGCCCTGGAGGTCTTCGCGCGGGCGGCGGGCGCGCACGTGGCGTACGTCAAACCGCACGGCGCCCTCTACAACCGGGTCGTGCACGACGAGGTCCAGGCCCGCGCGGTCGTCGACGGGGTGCTCCTCGCCGACGCCACGCTGCCCGTGCTCGGACTGCCCGGCTCGCGCCTGCTGGAACTGGCCCGCGAGGCGGGGCTGCCCGCCGTCGCGGAGGCGTTCGCGGACCGCGCGTACACCGAGCAGGGCACGCTCGTTCCGCGCGGGCAGGAAGGGGCCGTGGTCACCGACCCGGACACCGTCGTGGAGCGGTCGACGGCGCTGGCCCGCCACGGCGTGGTCGCCTCCCACACGGGGCCGTCCATCGAGGTACGCGCGCGTTCCCTGTGCCTGCACGGGGACACGCCCGGCGCGGTGGAGCTGGCCCGCCGGGTGCGGCGGGGCCTGGAGGAGTCGGGCGTGCGGGTGGAGGCCTTCGCATGA
- a CDS encoding allophanate hydrolase subunit 1: MRALPVGDDSLLVEVASAAEAEALHAELLRRRAAGLLNVREIVPAARTVLLDGLDDLVRWSCELTTADVPPAPPRSGEVIELPVRYDGPDLADVAAHWGVRAQDVADIHAGTEFRVAFCGFAPGFGYLTGLPPHYDVPRRATPRTAVPPGSVALAGPYTGVYPRSSPGGWQLIGTTDAVLWDHARVPAALLSPGTRVRFVPAGTAGSAGISGSVGAPGPMGTSGSAGSP; the protein is encoded by the coding sequence ATGAGGGCGCTGCCCGTCGGCGACGACTCCCTGCTCGTCGAGGTGGCCTCCGCCGCCGAGGCCGAGGCTCTGCACGCGGAGCTGCTGCGCCGCCGCGCGGCAGGCCTGCTGAACGTCCGGGAGATCGTCCCGGCGGCCCGCACGGTGTTGTTGGACGGCCTGGACGACCTGGTCCGTTGGAGTTGCGAACTGACCACGGCCGACGTCCCGCCCGCTCCCCCGCGGTCGGGCGAGGTGATCGAGCTGCCGGTGCGGTACGACGGCCCCGACCTCGCCGACGTCGCCGCCCACTGGGGCGTCCGCGCGCAGGACGTGGCCGACATCCACGCGGGCACCGAGTTCCGGGTCGCCTTCTGCGGGTTCGCGCCCGGCTTCGGCTATCTCACCGGCCTGCCGCCGCACTACGACGTGCCCCGCCGGGCCACTCCGCGCACCGCCGTGCCGCCGGGTTCGGTGGCGCTCGCGGGCCCCTACACGGGCGTGTACCCACGCTCGTCGCCGGGCGGCTGGCAGCTCATCGGCACCACGGACGCGGTCCTGTGGGACCACGCGCGCGTACCGGCCGCACTGCTGTCACCGGGCACGCGCGTGCGCTTCGTCCCAGCGGGGACGGCGGGATCGGCGGGGATTTCAGGATCAGTGGGGGCACCAGGACCCATGGGGACGTCAGGATCGGCGGGATCGCCATGA
- a CDS encoding biotin-dependent carboxyltransferase family protein: protein MTDRALAVVRAGALTTVQDRGRPGHAHLGVPRSGVLDAPAAALVNRLVGNPPDAAVLETTLTGCALRPRCDVTVAVGGAPCPVTVDGRPAAWGAPVRVPAGALLDVGSVVCGVRSYVAVAGGVTVEPVLGSRSADLLSGLGPAPLTDGTILPLGHDVAPHARVDAAPQPAPPAELVLQVTLGPRDDWFTPEAVRAFTSRAYRVSSASNRIGLRTDGPALERAVTGELASEGMVLGAVQVPPNGRPVVFLADHPTTGGYPVIGVVRTADLPAAAQAVPGTPVRFLAVRRR from the coding sequence ATGACCGACCGCGCACTCGCCGTCGTCCGCGCCGGTGCGCTGACCACCGTGCAGGACCGGGGCCGCCCGGGGCACGCCCATCTCGGCGTGCCGCGCTCCGGCGTGCTGGACGCTCCCGCGGCGGCCCTCGTCAACCGGCTCGTCGGCAATCCGCCCGACGCGGCCGTCCTGGAGACCACGCTCACCGGCTGTGCCCTGCGGCCGCGCTGCGACGTGACCGTGGCGGTCGGGGGCGCGCCCTGCCCGGTCACGGTGGACGGCCGCCCGGCCGCCTGGGGCGCGCCCGTGCGCGTGCCCGCCGGGGCGCTGCTGGACGTCGGGTCCGTCGTCTGCGGGGTACGGAGCTACGTGGCCGTGGCCGGCGGCGTCACCGTCGAACCGGTCCTCGGCAGCCGCTCGGCCGACCTGCTCTCGGGTCTCGGCCCGGCGCCCCTCACGGACGGCACGATCCTGCCCCTGGGCCATGACGTCGCCCCGCACGCGCGCGTGGACGCGGCCCCGCAGCCGGCGCCCCCGGCCGAGCTCGTGCTGCAGGTGACGCTCGGCCCGCGTGACGACTGGTTCACGCCGGAGGCCGTGCGCGCCTTCACCTCGCGCGCGTACCGCGTGTCCTCGGCGAGCAACCGCATCGGCCTGCGCACCGACGGTCCCGCCCTGGAGCGAGCCGTGACCGGGGAGCTGGCGAGCGAGGGCATGGTCTTGGGGGCCGTCCAAGTCCCGCCCAACGGCAGACCGGTGGTCTTCCTGGCCGACCACCCGACCACCGGCGGCTACCCGGTGATCGGGGTCGTCCGCACGGCCGACCTCCCGGCCGCCGCCCAGGCCGTGCCGGGAACACCGGTCCGCTTCCTGGCCGTACGCCGCCGGTGA
- a CDS encoding SGNH/GDSL hydrolase family protein produces the protein MRPPLRFVALGDSLTEGVGDPVGEGWRGWAALLAGGLAEEPVEFTNLAVSGAQTRDVLERQLPAGLALRPDVASVVVGVNDTLRCTFDIHAVAARLDTVYGAFAEQGAVLLTACLPDPGTMLGLPGALARPLARRQRAVNAVVHALSERYGAVHLHASEGAWLTDREMWSADRLHPGERGHRQLAVRFHALLARTGLASGAAPAAEPEFPAPTTSASLWWLATAGTGWVARRCTDLLPQLLTLAADEMRHRARGTSARLDLRTSAAVSAALAALSAGERQPDAA, from the coding sequence ATGAGACCGCCTCTGCGCTTCGTGGCCCTCGGCGACTCGCTCACCGAGGGCGTGGGGGACCCCGTCGGCGAGGGGTGGCGGGGCTGGGCCGCGCTGCTCGCCGGCGGGCTCGCCGAGGAGCCCGTGGAGTTCACCAACCTCGCGGTCAGCGGGGCGCAGACGCGGGACGTGCTGGAGCGGCAGCTCCCGGCCGGGCTCGCGCTGCGCCCGGACGTCGCCTCCGTCGTCGTGGGCGTCAACGACACCCTGCGCTGCACCTTCGACATCCACGCCGTGGCCGCCCGCCTGGACACGGTGTACGGCGCCTTCGCCGAGCAGGGCGCGGTTCTGCTCACCGCGTGTCTGCCCGACCCGGGCACGATGCTCGGGCTGCCCGGGGCGCTCGCCCGCCCGCTGGCCCGGCGGCAGCGCGCGGTCAACGCCGTCGTCCACGCCCTGTCCGAGCGGTACGGGGCCGTTCATCTGCACGCCTCGGAGGGCGCGTGGCTGACGGACCGGGAGATGTGGAGCGCCGACCGGCTGCACCCCGGCGAGCGGGGGCACCGGCAGCTGGCCGTGCGCTTCCACGCGCTGCTGGCGCGGACGGGCCTCGCGAGCGGGGCCGCGCCCGCGGCGGAGCCGGAGTTCCCGGCGCCCACGACGTCGGCGAGCCTGTGGTGGCTGGCCACCGCGGGCACGGGCTGGGTGGCCCGGCGGTGCACCGACCTGCTGCCGCAGCTGCTCACCCTGGCCGCCGACGAGATGCGCCACCGCGCGCGCGGGACGAGCGCCAGGCTCGATCTGCGCACCTCCGCGGCGGTGTCCGCGGCCCTCGCCGCCCTCTCGGCGGGGGAGCGGCAGCCGGACGCGGCCTAG
- a CDS encoding glycosyltransferase, producing MSPVGPSSSGPLRIVRLANFVAPASGGLRTALRELGKGFKAAGHEPVLIVPGDRASDRETEQGRVITLPGPLLPGTGGYRVLTDQRRLARLLEDLTPDRLEVSDRTTLRWTGRWARRARVPAVMVSHETADGVLRTWGVPEGAARRAADALNTRTAHTYARVVCTTEFAEREFVRIGARNVVRAPLGVDLVQRHPALYDPGMRARYARVDEVLLVTCTRLSVEKRPGTALDALEALLRRGRRAVLVVAGDGPLRARLEQRARERGLPVAFLGHVADRGALGALQASADVCLAPGPAETFGLAALEAMACGTPVVVSASSALPEVIGSAGAVAADRGEAFADAVELLLERSPAERREGARARAECFGWGTAVEAFLAAHDTTVLTRRDVSEATIRARSDVADAATLRACSDVDDATAPGRSDVQGAAGPARPFVSGGRG from the coding sequence ATGAGTCCTGTGGGCCCTTCGAGTTCCGGTCCGCTGAGGATCGTCCGGCTGGCCAACTTCGTGGCTCCCGCCTCGGGCGGCCTGCGTACGGCGTTGCGCGAGCTCGGCAAGGGGTTCAAGGCCGCCGGCCATGAGCCCGTGCTCATCGTGCCCGGCGATCGGGCGAGCGACCGGGAGACCGAGCAGGGGCGGGTGATCACCCTGCCGGGGCCGCTGCTGCCCGGCACCGGCGGCTACCGCGTCCTGACCGACCAGCGTCGCCTCGCTCGCCTGCTGGAGGACCTCACGCCCGACCGCCTCGAGGTCTCCGACCGTACGACGCTGCGGTGGACCGGCAGATGGGCGCGACGGGCCCGCGTTCCCGCCGTGATGGTCTCCCACGAGACCGCCGACGGCGTGCTGCGCACCTGGGGCGTGCCGGAGGGCGCCGCCCGGCGGGCCGCCGACGCGCTCAACACCCGTACGGCGCACACGTACGCGCGCGTGGTGTGCACCACGGAGTTCGCCGAGCGGGAGTTCGTGCGGATCGGCGCCCGCAACGTGGTGCGGGCGCCGCTGGGCGTCGACCTCGTCCAGCGCCACCCCGCGCTGTACGACCCCGGGATGCGGGCGCGGTACGCGCGCGTGGACGAAGTGCTGCTGGTGACGTGCACCCGACTGTCCGTGGAGAAGCGGCCCGGCACCGCGCTGGACGCGCTGGAGGCGCTGCTGCGCCGGGGCAGGCGGGCGGTGCTCGTCGTGGCCGGGGACGGGCCGCTCAGGGCCCGGCTGGAGCAACGGGCGCGCGAGCGCGGTCTGCCGGTCGCCTTCCTGGGGCACGTCGCCGACCGGGGGGCGCTCGGCGCGCTCCAGGCGTCCGCCGACGTGTGCCTGGCGCCGGGGCCCGCGGAGACGTTCGGGCTCGCCGCGCTGGAGGCGATGGCCTGCGGGACGCCGGTGGTCGTCAGCGCGTCGTCGGCGCTGCCCGAGGTGATCGGGTCGGCGGGGGCGGTCGCCGCCGACCGCGGGGAGGCCTTCGCCGACGCCGTGGAACTGCTCCTCGAGCGGTCCCCGGCGGAGCGGCGGGAGGGCGCACGCGCACGTGCCGAGTGCTTCGGGTGGGGGACGGCCGTGGAGGCGTTCCTCGCGGCACACGACACGACGGTGCTGACTCGTCGCGACGTGAGCGAGGCGACGATACGGGCTCGTTCCGATGTGGCTGACGCCGCGACGCTACGGGCCTGTTCTGACGTCGATGACGCGACGGCACCAGGTCGCTCCGACGTGCAGGGCGCGGCGGGACCGGCTCGTCCCTTCGTCTCCGGAGGGCGGGGATGA
- a CDS encoding glycosyltransferase family 1 protein gives MRVVIVTESFPPDVNGVAHCALQTARHLVDRGHLPLVVAPATAAGHGPDALAPCPVVRVPSLPLPGYPQVRVALPSRRVAAAIAEHRADMVHLASPFVLGVRGMAAAARLGIPAVAVYQTDLAGYARTYMGAGEAAAWRRIRSVHAAADLTLAPSSAALTDLEAHGVPRVKLWRRGVDTLRFRPDHRDEALRRELAPGGELIVGYVGRLAPEKQVELLAGACGLEGVRVVVVGDGPSQAHLTEALPGAVFLGRRTGEELARIFASLDVFVHTGPFETFCQTVQEAMASGVPVVAPAAGGPLDLVAHGRTGLLVPPRDVTAVREAVRSLAADPDRRAAFGAAARAMVEGRTWAAVGDQLVGHYADVIAARRRRPVVAA, from the coding sequence ATGCGTGTCGTCATCGTGACCGAATCCTTTCCCCCCGACGTGAACGGCGTGGCCCACTGCGCGCTCCAGACCGCCCGGCACCTCGTAGATCGCGGTCACCTCCCGCTCGTCGTCGCGCCGGCCACCGCTGCCGGCCACGGGCCCGACGCCCTCGCGCCGTGCCCCGTCGTCCGTGTCCCCTCCCTCCCGCTCCCGGGCTACCCCCAGGTGCGCGTCGCCCTCCCCAGCCGACGCGTCGCCGCGGCCATCGCCGAGCACCGCGCCGACATGGTCCACCTGGCCAGCCCCTTCGTCCTCGGCGTCCGCGGCATGGCCGCCGCCGCCCGGCTCGGCATCCCGGCCGTCGCCGTCTACCAGACCGACCTGGCCGGATACGCCCGTACGTACATGGGCGCCGGCGAGGCCGCGGCCTGGCGGCGCATACGGTCCGTCCACGCCGCCGCCGACCTCACCCTCGCCCCGTCCAGCGCCGCCCTGACCGATCTGGAGGCGCACGGCGTGCCCCGGGTCAAACTGTGGCGGCGCGGTGTGGACACCCTCCGCTTCCGCCCCGACCACCGCGACGAGGCCCTGCGCCGCGAACTCGCCCCCGGCGGCGAGCTGATCGTCGGCTACGTCGGGCGGCTCGCCCCCGAGAAGCAGGTCGAACTCCTGGCCGGGGCGTGCGGCCTGGAGGGCGTGCGGGTCGTGGTGGTGGGCGACGGCCCCAGCCAGGCCCATCTGACGGAGGCGCTGCCCGGCGCGGTCTTCCTGGGGCGGCGCACCGGCGAGGAACTCGCCCGGATCTTCGCCTCGCTGGACGTGTTCGTGCACACGGGTCCCTTCGAGACGTTCTGCCAGACCGTGCAGGAGGCCATGGCGAGCGGGGTCCCGGTCGTCGCGCCCGCCGCGGGCGGACCCCTGGACCTGGTCGCCCACGGGCGCACCGGCCTGCTCGTCCCGCCGCGCGACGTCACCGCCGTACGGGAGGCCGTCCGGTCCCTGGCCGCCGACCCCGATCGGCGGGCCGCCTTCGGCGCCGCCGCGCGGGCCATGGTCGAGGGGCGCACCTGGGCCGCCGTCGGCGACCAGCTCGTCGGCCACTACGCGGACGTGATCGCCGCGCGCCGCCGCCGACCGGTGGTGGCGGCATGA
- a CDS encoding HEAT repeat domain-containing protein: MFDPVIAPSGTLLGLLQRGRGDGTLHALTAPRAEALAALNHCVLRDPRHDWQVENRSLYYARLFLDLAGELDEIEAHLFDVEDAFDTEESRTGLALAVLGHLASYGRRDALVLLRRYAASGANWAWALDELALRDDDAGLRALAMPVLARFATDAEGEGELSAAVRDAFEPRPWRLWADDPREYVSTRVRAAQEAGCFDRWQRQMTPGGPRPGWSVQAVFEWAQQGLERGAALHVPAARCLSAVAGPEDRPQIVQAAKDGTEGARCTALRYLADCDDPDALLLIEQAVAVGPTVVAEAAVDAFERMRGAAAVDQARGWVHRPDVLGAAAGRMLACLGGAQDSDLVLGALREAVRGEGCDAPTLWTLVDGAGRLGIVCAAPVLRHIYRETASSHLRGRCARALAPTDPSFATGFAVECLWDCEEGTREIAARHAETGDARVVERLRRLAADPAEEAEVQTAVRSRIGPDAASAM; the protein is encoded by the coding sequence ATGTTCGATCCGGTCATAGCGCCCAGCGGTACGCTGCTCGGCCTCCTCCAGAGGGGCCGCGGCGACGGCACGCTGCACGCGCTCACCGCCCCGCGAGCCGAGGCGCTCGCGGCGCTGAACCACTGTGTGCTGCGGGATCCACGCCACGACTGGCAGGTGGAGAACCGCTCCCTGTACTACGCCCGTCTCTTCCTCGACCTGGCCGGTGAGCTGGACGAGATCGAGGCGCACCTCTTCGACGTCGAGGACGCCTTCGACACCGAGGAGTCCCGTACGGGCCTGGCCCTGGCCGTCCTCGGTCACCTCGCCTCCTATGGCAGGCGGGACGCCCTCGTCCTGCTGCGCAGGTACGCCGCGTCGGGCGCCAACTGGGCCTGGGCTCTGGACGAGCTCGCCCTGCGCGACGACGACGCCGGCCTGCGCGCCCTGGCGATGCCCGTCCTCGCGCGGTTCGCGACCGACGCCGAGGGCGAGGGCGAGCTGTCGGCCGCCGTTCGGGACGCCTTCGAGCCACGGCCCTGGCGGCTGTGGGCCGACGATCCCCGCGAGTACGTCTCCACACGCGTGCGTGCCGCTCAGGAGGCCGGCTGCTTCGACCGCTGGCAACGGCAGATGACGCCCGGCGGACCCCGTCCCGGATGGAGCGTGCAGGCCGTCTTCGAGTGGGCTCAGCAAGGCCTCGAACGCGGAGCCGCCCTCCACGTCCCCGCCGCCCGCTGTCTGTCGGCCGTGGCCGGGCCCGAGGACCGCCCGCAGATCGTGCAGGCCGCGAAGGACGGCACCGAGGGAGCCCGGTGCACCGCCCTGCGCTATCTGGCCGACTGCGACGATCCCGACGCCCTCCTCCTGATCGAACAGGCCGTGGCCGTCGGCCCGACCGTCGTCGCCGAGGCCGCCGTGGACGCCTTCGAACGCATGCGCGGCGCGGCCGCCGTCGACCAGGCCCGCGGCTGGGTGCACCGGCCCGACGTCCTGGGCGCAGCCGCCGGCCGGATGCTCGCCTGCCTGGGCGGCGCCCAGGACAGCGACCTGGTCCTCGGCGCACTGCGCGAGGCCGTGCGCGGCGAGGGCTGCGACGCGCCGACCCTGTGGACCCTCGTCGACGGCGCCGGACGGCTCGGCATCGTCTGCGCGGCCCCCGTCCTGCGCCATATCTACCGCGAGACGGCCTCGTCCCATCTCCGCGGGCGCTGCGCCCGCGCACTCGCCCCCACCGACCCCTCCTTCGCCACCGGCTTCGCCGTCGAGTGCCTCTGGGACTGCGAGGAGGGCACGCGCGAGATCGCCGCCCGGCACGCCGAGACCGGTGACGCGCGCGTCGTGGAACGCCTGCGCCGGCTCGCCGCCGACCCGGCCGAGGAGGCGGAGGTCCAGACGGCCGTACGGAGCCGGATCGGACCGGACGCAGCGTCGGCGATGTGA